Proteins from a single region of Candidatus Rubrimentiphilum sp.:
- a CDS encoding Ig-like domain-containing protein → MRGRLGLAAIGILAVFFGCGKSGQLPLATVSPLPAPSAPGWIKQLAPTGKVTSSAQIRVIFTDPVLPVGQLGTAAEDQVLSHFQIAPALPGKFVVLTPRMIGFESPAGLPKATRVRVTLTAGLRDLSSHSLDRDLAWTFETDQIALKNADDNPYAAATPSSVSLQPVVHVSSNTQLDAASISSHTVFRSRSAGDTGVSVKESPDPDSGSWTYTISPQGDLQKASDYALIVGPDIMPANGNIPSTKALYVALHTYSPLMLVSAKPTADPMTSTGYARFAGGDPVLTFNNALDPKTFAKHVAISPSPRAVGQLYSLSDDGATISINPYALAPRTTYKISADADLQDIFAQRLGQPADSTYSSGDLAPYFWAPSGFNMFVAGQNLQLQYSAVNLPANKYSATYRIIDPAQLVYADESDVSSMLPDYVDWPSFSVTAARNAQTSVNVPLRARLNGPAGMLAYGAGARTQGDARFTGSVALTNLGVFAQWFPQSGSVMVQHLSDGSPVPGASVQIYIMHTYDQAPRVANPQPCATGTADANGMLGFSGIDIQRCYAGVRASDNGPELLAVARSGADWNFVRTHAWSGTYDYTVGNLDTTWSNGQPISRGVVYSDRQMYQPGERAWLTAVCYILQNGTLKADTGAQYAIELTDPNGGKRKFAAQTTNRYATFSFPVDFSKTQPLGYYTITATSPGGAQITGSFRVAEFRPPNFSVDLKLDKEFAAAGSSVNANGNAQYLFGAPMNGANATLHVTRESTTLTPKGWDDFTFGRQWFWPEEQPDASGEVSQQNLTLDAAGKGAAVVAVPPDLPYAMTYRVDLEVTDASHLASSATQSFTAVPGAALIGLRTDFVGTAGKPVPVGVIVTDPSGKAQSGTRVHVELQKMDYSGVTQVVAGGESAQNQVQYTTVASADVTSGSQAQTVTLTAKDPGSYRIRANIAGAATDNTATDTQVWISGPGQAVWGDQNPSQLQMKLDKQLYAPGDTATVAVASPYARADLYLSVVRDRVLYKTLVHINGTAPRVRIPILQSMFPNAAVQAVLVRRGTPLSKGGPQGVDSLVRLGMVPLTLDIRPRYLRVTIAPRQPKVQPGQRETVHLQLRDLNGKAAQGQFTVIVANDAILRLSGYRPPDLVQTVFAAQPISMRYADNRPKVTLTQPSDIAQKGWGYGGGFLAGAAGTRVRTQFVPLAYFNGSVQTGADGGADVSFTVPDNLTTWRVMAVAMTAGTAPHFGSSDTTFITTKPLVTDPLLPQFARTGDRFDAGLLLLNGTSGQLDARTQGDLSGALSFASPPGRMVQAQQTFSPGFNPWRFAMIAGNGTSGSIQFRTLAGSTDAFRVPLPIRNVDVTESVIDSGATRTQAQVPLSIGSGPGTVTVDAAGTLLPQAAAAARNALDSDKLTLLPAIANRLNIAASVVALQKKLGARITGVDAQQEARADVAQLGALQRMDGGFAFWPESRSSDAFGSADALAALGYAKSQGIAVPDAAMAKARAYAAGALSDPASADKSCKSSLCRMSLRLAALEALAAAGDRRSDFLQSIFAQRADLGVAEEARLGVYLQQTPGWSTQAGTIAQELSNQVYLTGRYANVQPGPWYGSEVEAQAAYLELLVARGAAAGDLDRALKALLAQQCRCGWPALSDAASALHAVVAYSATETGPPNFSLSVTVDGKAVSAARRITGATPAATIALPKLAAGSHTLALQKTGTGTLHYVVSYTYSLAANAPGRLNGLRVIRTVHPANESTVLATVDIASQTAPLAFPAGNVYDIGVEIAVDHPVDRVVITDPLPAGFEALDTSFQTTASYYQPLTQAWQIDYQQIYLDRVTAYAQHLDPGVYMLHYLVRSVTPGTYLWPGATAYLLDAPEQFGRTAFSSVQI, encoded by the coding sequence GTGCGTGGCCGTTTAGGACTCGCGGCAATCGGCATCCTCGCCGTCTTTTTTGGCTGCGGCAAGTCCGGTCAGCTCCCGCTCGCGACCGTTTCGCCCCTTCCCGCGCCGTCCGCGCCCGGCTGGATAAAACAGCTCGCCCCGACCGGAAAGGTCACCAGCAGCGCGCAAATTCGTGTGATTTTCACGGATCCGGTACTCCCCGTCGGGCAGCTCGGAACTGCCGCGGAAGACCAGGTCCTTTCGCATTTTCAGATCGCTCCCGCGTTGCCCGGCAAATTTGTCGTTTTGACGCCGCGCATGATCGGGTTTGAATCGCCGGCCGGCTTACCGAAAGCAACTCGCGTGCGCGTCACCCTGACGGCCGGTCTGCGCGATCTCTCAAGCCATTCGTTGGATCGCGATCTCGCGTGGACATTTGAAACGGATCAAATCGCACTGAAGAATGCCGACGACAATCCGTACGCCGCCGCCACGCCTTCCAGCGTCTCGCTGCAGCCGGTGGTTCACGTCAGCTCGAACACGCAGCTCGATGCAGCTTCCATAAGCTCGCACACCGTCTTCCGATCGCGGAGCGCCGGAGATACGGGCGTGTCCGTTAAGGAGAGCCCCGACCCCGACAGTGGGTCGTGGACGTACACGATATCCCCGCAAGGCGATCTGCAAAAAGCATCTGACTACGCGCTGATCGTTGGACCCGACATCATGCCCGCGAACGGCAACATTCCGAGCACGAAAGCGCTTTATGTTGCTCTGCACACGTATTCGCCGCTGATGCTAGTCTCGGCCAAACCGACCGCCGATCCGATGACCTCGACGGGCTATGCGCGCTTTGCCGGCGGCGATCCCGTGCTGACGTTCAACAACGCGCTCGATCCAAAGACGTTTGCAAAACACGTTGCGATTTCGCCTTCGCCGCGCGCGGTCGGTCAGCTCTACTCGCTCTCCGACGACGGCGCTACGATTTCAATCAACCCGTATGCGCTGGCGCCGCGCACCACGTACAAGATTTCGGCCGACGCCGACCTCCAAGACATCTTCGCGCAACGCTTGGGACAGCCGGCAGATTCGACGTACTCGAGCGGCGATTTGGCGCCATATTTCTGGGCGCCCAGCGGATTTAACATGTTCGTTGCCGGGCAGAACCTGCAGCTGCAGTACAGCGCCGTCAATCTTCCGGCCAATAAGTACAGCGCGACGTATCGCATTATTGATCCCGCGCAATTGGTCTACGCGGATGAGTCAGACGTTTCGAGCATGCTTCCCGACTACGTGGACTGGCCATCGTTTTCGGTAACCGCTGCCAGAAATGCGCAGACCAGCGTCAACGTTCCCCTGCGCGCCCGGCTTAATGGACCTGCGGGCATGCTGGCCTACGGCGCCGGCGCGCGCACGCAGGGCGACGCGCGCTTCACCGGCAGCGTTGCGCTCACCAATTTAGGTGTCTTCGCGCAGTGGTTCCCACAGAGCGGGTCAGTCATGGTGCAGCATCTGAGCGACGGCAGCCCTGTGCCGGGTGCTTCGGTGCAGATCTACATCATGCATACGTACGATCAGGCGCCCCGCGTCGCCAACCCGCAACCCTGCGCAACGGGTACGGCCGATGCAAACGGCATGCTCGGTTTCAGCGGGATTGACATTCAGCGCTGTTACGCCGGTGTGCGGGCGTCGGACAACGGCCCGGAGCTCCTGGCGGTCGCGCGCTCCGGAGCCGACTGGAACTTCGTCCGGACGCATGCCTGGAGCGGCACGTACGATTACACCGTCGGAAATCTCGACACGACGTGGTCGAACGGCCAGCCGATCTCGCGCGGCGTAGTCTACTCGGATCGTCAGATGTACCAACCCGGCGAACGCGCCTGGCTAACCGCAGTGTGTTATATCTTGCAGAACGGCACGCTGAAGGCGGATACCGGCGCGCAATATGCGATTGAGCTGACCGATCCGAATGGCGGCAAACGCAAGTTCGCGGCGCAGACGACGAACCGTTACGCTACGTTCTCATTTCCGGTTGATTTCTCCAAGACGCAACCGCTCGGTTACTACACGATCACTGCCACGAGTCCGGGCGGCGCGCAAATTACCGGCAGCTTCCGCGTAGCCGAATTCCGTCCGCCGAATTTCAGCGTAGATCTAAAGTTGGATAAAGAGTTCGCGGCCGCCGGCTCCAGCGTAAACGCCAACGGAAATGCCCAGTATCTCTTCGGCGCACCGATGAACGGCGCAAACGCGACGCTGCACGTGACGCGCGAATCGACGACGCTCACTCCCAAGGGTTGGGACGACTTCACATTCGGGCGTCAGTGGTTCTGGCCGGAAGAACAACCCGACGCTTCGGGCGAGGTGAGCCAGCAAAACTTAACGCTGGACGCCGCCGGCAAAGGGGCTGCCGTCGTCGCCGTTCCGCCAGACTTGCCGTACGCCATGACCTACCGGGTGGATCTGGAAGTCACCGACGCTTCGCATCTGGCTAGCAGCGCGACGCAAAGCTTTACGGCGGTGCCGGGTGCCGCGCTCATCGGGCTGCGTACCGACTTTGTCGGCACCGCCGGCAAACCGGTTCCGGTAGGCGTCATCGTCACCGACCCGTCCGGCAAGGCGCAGAGCGGAACCCGCGTGCACGTCGAGCTGCAGAAGATGGACTACAGCGGCGTCACCCAGGTCGTCGCGGGCGGCGAATCCGCGCAAAATCAAGTGCAGTACACCACCGTCGCGTCCGCAGACGTGACGAGCGGTTCGCAAGCCCAAACCGTGACCCTCACCGCCAAGGATCCGGGCAGCTACCGGATTCGCGCGAATATAGCCGGCGCGGCGACCGACAATACTGCAACCGACACGCAAGTGTGGATTTCGGGTCCGGGACAGGCCGTCTGGGGCGATCAGAATCCGTCGCAGCTGCAGATGAAACTCGACAAACAGCTTTATGCACCGGGTGACACGGCCACGGTCGCGGTCGCTTCACCATACGCGCGTGCGGATCTGTATCTTTCGGTGGTGCGCGATCGCGTTCTGTACAAGACGCTCGTCCACATCAACGGAACCGCTCCGCGCGTCCGCATTCCGATCCTTCAATCCATGTTCCCGAACGCTGCCGTCCAGGCAGTCCTCGTGCGCCGCGGGACGCCTCTCTCCAAGGGGGGCCCACAGGGCGTCGACAGTTTGGTGCGTCTCGGCATGGTGCCGCTGACCCTGGACATCCGGCCGCGGTATCTGCGCGTGACGATCGCGCCGCGGCAGCCCAAAGTGCAGCCCGGACAGCGCGAGACCGTACATTTACAACTGCGCGATCTGAACGGTAAGGCTGCCCAAGGGCAGTTCACCGTGATCGTCGCGAACGACGCGATCCTGCGCCTCAGCGGCTACCGGCCGCCGGATCTCGTTCAAACCGTCTTTGCGGCGCAGCCTATCTCGATGCGCTATGCCGATAACCGCCCGAAAGTCACGCTCACGCAGCCGAGCGATATCGCGCAAAAGGGTTGGGGTTACGGCGGCGGCTTCTTGGCGGGCGCAGCGGGCACGCGTGTGCGCACGCAATTCGTTCCGCTGGCGTACTTTAACGGTTCCGTGCAAACCGGCGCGGACGGCGGCGCCGACGTTTCGTTCACCGTCCCCGATAACTTGACGACGTGGCGCGTGATGGCGGTCGCGATGACGGCGGGCACCGCGCCGCACTTCGGCAGCTCCGACACAACCTTCATCACGACCAAACCGCTCGTCACCGATCCGCTGCTTCCGCAATTTGCCCGCACCGGCGACCGGTTCGACGCAGGGTTATTGCTGCTGAACGGCACCAGCGGTCAGCTCGATGCGCGCACGCAGGGCGATCTCAGCGGCGCATTGAGTTTCGCTTCGCCGCCGGGACGAATGGTGCAAGCCCAACAAACGTTTAGCCCCGGATTCAATCCTTGGCGCTTTGCCATGATCGCGGGCAACGGCACGTCGGGGAGCATCCAGTTCCGCACGCTCGCCGGCTCGACCGATGCATTCCGCGTGCCGCTACCGATCCGTAACGTTGACGTCACCGAATCGGTCATCGACTCGGGCGCGACGCGCACGCAGGCGCAAGTGCCGCTGTCGATCGGCAGCGGCCCCGGCACGGTTACCGTCGACGCCGCCGGGACGCTGTTGCCCCAGGCGGCTGCCGCGGCGCGGAACGCGCTGGACAGTGACAAACTGACACTACTTCCGGCCATCGCTAACCGCTTGAATATCGCAGCTTCCGTGGTTGCGTTGCAGAAGAAGCTTGGAGCGCGCATTACGGGCGTCGACGCGCAGCAAGAAGCGAGAGCGGACGTGGCGCAGCTGGGCGCTCTTCAAAGAATGGACGGCGGCTTCGCGTTCTGGCCAGAGTCGCGCAGCTCCGACGCCTTCGGCAGCGCCGATGCGCTGGCGGCGTTAGGGTATGCAAAATCGCAGGGCATCGCTGTTCCTGATGCGGCTATGGCAAAGGCGCGTGCCTATGCGGCCGGTGCGCTCAGCGATCCGGCGTCGGCGGATAAGAGCTGCAAGTCGAGCCTTTGCCGCATGTCGTTGCGGCTCGCGGCGCTGGAGGCATTAGCTGCCGCCGGCGATCGGCGTTCGGATTTCTTGCAGAGCATCTTCGCACAGCGCGCCGATCTTGGAGTAGCAGAAGAAGCCCGGCTGGGCGTCTACCTCCAGCAGACCCCCGGCTGGAGTACGCAAGCGGGGACCATTGCGCAAGAGCTGTCTAACCAAGTCTACCTGACGGGTCGTTACGCGAACGTTCAGCCCGGGCCGTGGTACGGTTCTGAGGTCGAAGCGCAGGCGGCATACCTGGAGCTCCTGGTCGCGCGGGGCGCTGCCGCCGGCGATCTCGATCGCGCGTTGAAAGCGCTGCTGGCGCAACAATGCCGCTGCGGGTGGCCGGCCCTCTCGGACGCGGCGTCCGCACTGCACGCAGTGGTCGCCTATTCTGCAACCGAAACGGGACCGCCGAACTTTAGCCTGTCGGTGACGGTCGACGGTAAAGCAGTTAGCGCGGCCCGGCGCATTACTGGGGCAACGCCCGCGGCGACGATCGCGCTTCCGAAGCTTGCCGCCGGTTCGCATACTTTGGCCTTGCAGAAGACCGGCACCGGCACGCTTCACTACGTCGTTTCATATACGTATAGTCTAGCTGCGAACGCTCCGGGACGGCTCAACGGCCTGCGCGTCATCCGTACCGTGCATCCGGCGAACGAGTCGACGGTGCTCGCGACCGTTGACATCGCCTCGCAAACGGCGCCGCTTGCGTTCCCGGCCGGGAACGTGTACGACATCGGCGTGGAGATCGCAGTCGATCATCCGGTCGATCGCGTGGTAATTACCGATCCGCTGCCGGCCGGCTTTGAAGCGCTCGACACGTCCTTCCAAACGACGGCGTCGTATTATCAGCCGCTGACGCAAGCCTGGCAGATCGACTACCAGCAGATCTATCTCGATCGTGTGACGGCGTACGCGCAGCATTTGGATCCCGGCGTTTACATGCTGCACTACTTGGTCCGCTCCGTAACACCGGGCACATATCTCTGGCCGGGCGCCACGGCGTACCTGCTGGACGCACCCGAACAGTTCGGGCGCACTGCATTCAGCAGCGTTCAGATCTAA
- a CDS encoding DUF4097 family beta strand repeat-containing protein, translating to MRGDISVYAPERGQPDSMFTISANADVPQGSIVARGRSITVSAPGPDLNYLIRGPKGAVLTLATSRGSINVADFDGVVNASTGTGDIKMLIPQYGNATAGTGNISVIFASTTWPGTLHFSSAKGDVELYVNENAAAHVHLHTDNGTIFTDFPLKGTASGTSETIDSTINGGAKRAIDVEVRDGSIRVLQLKPQV from the coding sequence GTGCGCGGCGATATCAGCGTCTACGCCCCCGAGCGAGGGCAGCCCGATTCAATGTTTACGATCTCCGCGAACGCGGACGTGCCGCAAGGGTCGATCGTGGCGCGCGGCCGCTCCATCACGGTCTCCGCGCCCGGACCGGACCTGAACTATCTGATTCGCGGACCCAAGGGCGCGGTTCTGACTCTCGCCACGAGCCGTGGTTCGATCAACGTCGCCGACTTCGACGGCGTGGTCAACGCAAGCACCGGTACCGGCGACATCAAGATGCTTATTCCGCAGTACGGCAACGCTACGGCCGGCACCGGCAACATCAGCGTTATCTTCGCAAGCACGACGTGGCCGGGGACGCTGCATTTCTCGTCGGCAAAAGGCGACGTCGAGCTCTATGTGAACGAGAACGCGGCGGCGCACGTCCACCTGCACACGGATAACGGAACGATTTTTACGGACTTCCCGCTCAAAGGCACGGCGTCGGGAACGAGCGAGACGATTGACTCGACGATAAACGGCGGCGCGAAGCGCGCCATCGACGTCGAAGTCCGCGACGGATCTATCCGTGTTCTACAACTGAAGCCGCAAGTTTAG